The Ruania alba genome window below encodes:
- a CDS encoding NAD-dependent protein deacetylase has product MTTATTSPAEVDRLVDLLRGRTFTALTGAGISTDSGIPDYRGPDSPPRNPMTYQQFVSDQRFRRHYWARNHIGWRHLRRTDPNEGHRALARMEQRGLVTGVITQNVDLLHQAAGSERVIDLHGHYNEVICLQCGTVITRAAMHERLDALNPDFTREVGDVEVAPDADAVIEATGDFVVPDCEVCGGMLKPHIVYFGENVPKARVAEAFALVDFGQALLVVGSSLTVMSGLRFVRHAHKQGMPVAIVNRGTTRGDELATLRIEAGTSETLTALDAAL; this is encoded by the coding sequence GTGACCACCGCCACCACCTCACCGGCCGAGGTCGACCGGCTCGTTGACCTCCTCCGTGGCCGGACCTTCACCGCACTCACCGGCGCCGGCATCTCCACCGACTCCGGTATCCCTGACTATCGCGGCCCGGACTCCCCTCCCCGGAACCCGATGACCTACCAGCAGTTCGTCTCCGACCAGCGGTTCCGCCGCCACTACTGGGCGCGCAACCACATCGGCTGGCGGCACCTGCGCCGCACCGACCCGAACGAGGGGCACCGTGCGCTGGCCCGGATGGAGCAGCGCGGCCTGGTCACCGGGGTGATCACGCAGAACGTGGATCTGCTGCACCAGGCCGCCGGCTCCGAGCGGGTGATCGATCTGCACGGTCACTACAACGAGGTCATCTGCCTGCAGTGCGGCACGGTGATCACTCGTGCCGCGATGCACGAGCGCCTCGATGCCCTCAACCCGGACTTCACCCGTGAGGTGGGTGACGTGGAGGTTGCCCCAGACGCGGACGCCGTCATCGAGGCCACCGGCGACTTCGTGGTGCCGGACTGCGAGGTGTGCGGCGGCATGCTGAAGCCGCACATCGTCTACTTCGGTGAGAACGTCCCCAAGGCTCGGGTGGCGGAGGCGTTCGCACTGGTCGACTTCGGGCAGGCGCTACTGGTCGTCGGGTCCTCGCTGACAGTGATGTCCGGGCTGCGGTTCGTCCGCCACGCCCACAAACAGGGCATGCCGGTAGCCATCGTCAACCGGGGTACAACCCGCGGTGACGAGCTGGCCACCCTCCGGATCGAGGCCGGCACCTCGGAAACCCTCACCGCGCTCGACGCCGCCCTCTGA